Proteins encoded within one genomic window of Paenibacillus thermoaerophilus:
- the truB gene encoding tRNA pseudouridine(55) synthase TruB, which produces MSWEGVVPVWKPKGWTSHDVVAKARRILKEKRIGHTGTLDPQVTGVLPLCVGRATRLVEYIQELPKAYRVTMAFGYATDTEDDTGEVIARADVSALEERQIASAVLSFVGEIDQVPPMYSAVKVDGKRLYELAREGKTIERKARRVSIYEIRGLDVRMAGPYPEASFEVVCSKGTYIRTLCADIGQALRVPAVMRELTRTASGPFGPEHCVTLEKLASRVAEGKLAGVLVPPDRAVGHFPAYRLDREAALAASRGMPVPASAAAKTEDGMPLPGAAPALARLYGPDGEFLGLYRLDGGRFKPEKVFAAPARG; this is translated from the coding sequence ATGAGTTGGGAAGGCGTGGTGCCCGTATGGAAACCGAAAGGCTGGACCTCGCATGACGTGGTCGCCAAGGCCAGACGGATTCTCAAGGAAAAAAGGATCGGGCATACCGGCACGCTCGATCCGCAGGTGACGGGGGTCCTGCCGCTGTGCGTCGGGAGAGCCACCCGGCTTGTGGAATACATTCAAGAGCTGCCGAAGGCTTATCGGGTCACGATGGCGTTCGGCTACGCCACCGACACGGAGGACGACACGGGCGAAGTGATCGCCCGCGCGGACGTCTCGGCTCTGGAGGAACGTCAGATCGCTTCAGCCGTCCTGTCGTTCGTCGGGGAGATCGACCAGGTTCCGCCGATGTATTCGGCGGTGAAGGTGGACGGCAAGCGGCTGTACGAGCTGGCGAGGGAAGGCAAGACGATCGAGCGCAAAGCCCGGCGGGTCAGCATCTACGAGATTCGCGGTCTGGACGTGCGGATGGCCGGGCCGTATCCGGAGGCGTCGTTCGAGGTCGTATGCTCGAAAGGCACCTATATCCGTACGTTATGCGCCGATATCGGACAGGCGCTCCGGGTTCCCGCGGTCATGCGCGAACTGACGCGCACGGCAAGCGGTCCGTTCGGCCCAGAGCACTGTGTGACGCTGGAGAAGCTGGCTTCCCGGGTCGCGGAAGGCAAGCTGGCCGGCGTTCTGGTGCCTCCGGACCGGGCCGTCGGCCACTTTCCGGCGTACCGGCTGGACCGGGAGGCTGCGTTGGCCGCCTCGCGGGGGATGCCCGTGCCTGCGTCGGCGGCCGCGAAGACGGAGGACGGCATGCCGCTGCCGGGGGCGGCTCCCGCTCTAGCGCGTCTGTACGGGCCGGACGGCGAGTTTCTCGGACTTTATCGGCTCGACGGAGGACGGTTCAAGCCCGAGAAGGTGTTCGCCGCCCCCGCGCGAGGATAA
- a CDS encoding bifunctional riboflavin kinase/FAD synthetase, protein MLIYRVAYDPASGTIRLADDQADGRALPESPVPSALAIGHFDGVHLGHQEVIGRAKLRARELGLPLAVMTFYPHPRDVLGKPGYAKLLTPLPDKLEQFEKLGADIAYVVHFDSDFSRLSPEAFVERVLVPLGVETVVAGFDFKFGYRGEGTPDSLCQLARGRFAVEAVRHLQRNDRKVSSTLIREALQGGDVSLAAELLGRPYAVSGVVVEGDKRGRTIGFPTANMRLDEPYVVPKGGVYTVRVIAGGITYGGVMNIGLKPTFHERLPEPTLEAHLFDFDGDLYGQTIRAEFAGYLRAERKFNSAAELVEQIRKDAEAARSALRLSAPIR, encoded by the coding sequence ATGTTGATTTATCGGGTCGCGTACGATCCGGCGAGCGGGACGATTCGCCTTGCGGACGATCAGGCGGACGGACGGGCGCTGCCGGAGTCCCCGGTTCCGAGCGCGCTGGCGATCGGACATTTCGACGGCGTGCATCTCGGCCATCAGGAAGTAATCGGGCGAGCCAAGCTGCGGGCCCGGGAGCTCGGGCTCCCGCTCGCCGTCATGACGTTTTATCCGCATCCGCGCGACGTGCTCGGCAAACCGGGATACGCCAAATTATTGACGCCGCTCCCGGACAAGCTGGAGCAATTCGAAAAACTCGGGGCGGATATCGCGTATGTCGTTCACTTCGATTCGGATTTTTCCCGGCTGAGTCCCGAAGCGTTCGTGGAACGGGTGCTCGTGCCGCTCGGAGTCGAGACGGTTGTCGCCGGCTTCGACTTCAAATTCGGGTACCGGGGAGAAGGAACGCCGGACTCGCTCTGCCAATTGGCCCGCGGACGGTTCGCGGTCGAAGCGGTCCGCCATCTTCAACGCAACGACCGCAAAGTCAGCAGCACGTTGATCCGCGAAGCGCTGCAGGGGGGCGATGTGTCGCTCGCGGCCGAGCTGCTGGGCCGGCCGTACGCCGTGTCGGGCGTTGTGGTGGAGGGCGACAAGCGGGGACGCACCATCGGCTTTCCGACGGCCAATATGCGTCTGGACGAACCGTATGTCGTGCCGAAGGGCGGCGTGTATACCGTGCGCGTCATCGCCGGCGGCATCACGTACGGCGGCGTCATGAACATCGGGTTGAAGCCGACCTTTCACGAGCGCCTGCCCGAGCCGACTCTCGAAGCGCATCTGTTCGACTTCGACGGCGATTTGTACGGCCAGACGATTCGCGCGGAATTCGCGGGTTATTTGCGGGCGGAACGGAAGTTCAACTCCGCGGCGGAGCTGGTCGAACAAATCCGGAAGGACGCGGAAGCCGCCCGTTCCGCGCTGCGCTTGTCCGCTCCGATCCGCTGA
- the rpsO gene encoding 30S ribosomal protein S15, producing MAVSQERKNELIKEFRTHETDTGSPEVQIAVLTENIINLTNHLREHKKDHHSRRGLLKMVGQRRKLLAYLKNKDVNRYSSLIERLGLRR from the coding sequence ATGGCAGTGTCTCAAGAGCGCAAGAACGAATTGATCAAGGAATTCAGAACTCATGAGACGGATACGGGGTCGCCGGAAGTACAAATCGCTGTACTGACCGAGAACATCATCAACCTGACGAATCACCTGCGGGAGCATAAGAAAGACCACCATTCCCGTCGCGGTCTGTTGAAGATGGTAGGTCAACGCCGCAAGCTGCTGGCGTACCTGAAGAACAAAGACGTCAATCGTTACAGCTCGCTGATCGAGCGTCTGGGACTGCGTCGATAA
- a CDS encoding polyribonucleotide nucleotidyltransferase, translating to MEKKISMELAGRTLTLETGRLAKQANAAVMARYGDTAVLCTVTASPGPKDLDFFPLTVNYEERLYAVGKIPGGFIKREGRPSQKAILASRLTDRPIRPLFPEGFRNEVQIVNLVMSVEQDCSSEIAAMIGTSAALTISDVPFNGPIGGVIVGRVDGQFVINPTTAQAEVSDLYLVVAGTKDAIMMVEAEAREVSEEVVLEAIMFGHEEIKKICEVQEQLAKEVGKPKMEVQLHTVDSEVNEAVRAYAAQRLVEAVRIPEKQARSEAIDAINQEVEAHFAEIYPDKIDDVKEVLYDIVKEEVRRLITVEKIRPDGRKLDEIRPIECEVGLLSRTHGSGLFTRGQTQALSVCTLGAMGDVQILDGLGVEETKRFMHHYNFPPFSVGEARPLRAPGRREIGHGALGERALEMVIPSEEEFPYTIRLVSEVLESNGSTSQASICASTLALMDAGVPIKAPVAGVAMGLIKEGDHVSILTDIQGIEDHLGDMDFKVAGTAEGITAIQMDIKINGIDRSILEQALRQAREGRLFILNKMLETIREPRKSLSKYAPKIITMRIHPDKIREVIGSGGKVINKIIEETGVKIDIEQDGMIYIASSDEAANERAKAIIEGIVREVVVGEIYLGTVKRIEKFGAFVEVLPGKEGLVHISQVAHERVARVEDVLSIGDTVTVKVTEIDQQGRINLSRKAVLPPVSKEPAKS from the coding sequence ATGGAAAAGAAAATATCGATGGAGTTGGCGGGACGCACGCTGACTCTGGAGACCGGGCGACTGGCCAAGCAAGCCAACGCCGCGGTAATGGCGCGTTACGGCGACACGGCCGTGCTGTGTACCGTAACGGCATCGCCGGGGCCGAAGGATCTCGACTTCTTCCCTCTGACAGTGAACTACGAAGAGCGGCTGTATGCCGTAGGCAAAATCCCGGGCGGATTCATCAAGCGTGAAGGCCGTCCCAGCCAAAAAGCGATTCTCGCAAGCCGTTTGACGGATCGGCCGATCCGGCCGCTGTTCCCCGAAGGATTCCGCAACGAAGTGCAGATCGTCAACCTCGTCATGAGCGTCGAACAGGACTGCTCGTCGGAGATCGCGGCCATGATCGGCACTTCCGCGGCGCTGACCATATCGGACGTGCCGTTTAACGGTCCGATCGGCGGCGTGATTGTCGGCCGCGTGGACGGTCAATTCGTGATTAACCCAACCACCGCGCAAGCCGAAGTAAGCGACTTGTATCTCGTAGTCGCCGGCACGAAGGACGCCATCATGATGGTCGAGGCCGAGGCGCGCGAGGTGTCCGAGGAAGTCGTGCTGGAAGCGATCATGTTCGGCCACGAGGAGATCAAGAAAATCTGCGAAGTGCAGGAGCAGCTCGCGAAGGAAGTCGGCAAGCCGAAGATGGAGGTGCAGCTGCACACCGTCGACAGCGAAGTGAACGAAGCGGTTCGCGCATACGCCGCGCAGCGGCTGGTGGAGGCCGTGCGCATTCCGGAGAAGCAAGCCCGCTCCGAAGCGATCGACGCGATCAATCAGGAAGTCGAAGCGCATTTCGCCGAGATTTATCCGGACAAAATCGACGATGTCAAGGAAGTGCTGTACGACATCGTGAAGGAAGAGGTTCGCCGTCTGATCACCGTGGAAAAAATCCGCCCGGACGGCCGCAAGCTGGACGAAATCCGCCCGATCGAATGCGAGGTCGGACTGCTCAGCCGGACGCACGGCTCCGGCCTGTTCACGCGCGGCCAGACTCAGGCGCTCAGCGTCTGCACGCTCGGCGCGATGGGAGACGTCCAGATTCTCGACGGATTGGGCGTCGAGGAGACGAAGCGGTTCATGCACCACTACAACTTCCCGCCGTTCTCCGTCGGCGAAGCCCGTCCGCTGCGTGCTCCCGGCCGCCGTGAGATCGGACACGGCGCTCTGGGCGAACGCGCGCTTGAGATGGTGATTCCGTCCGAGGAAGAATTCCCGTACACGATCCGGCTTGTCTCCGAGGTTCTGGAGTCCAACGGGTCGACGTCGCAAGCTTCTATCTGCGCGAGCACGCTTGCGCTGATGGATGCAGGCGTGCCGATCAAAGCTCCGGTCGCCGGCGTGGCCATGGGCTTGATCAAGGAAGGCGACCATGTGTCGATCCTGACGGATATCCAGGGAATCGAAGACCATCTCGGCGATATGGACTTCAAGGTGGCGGGCACCGCCGAAGGCATAACCGCCATTCAGATGGATATCAAAATCAACGGCATCGACCGGTCGATCCTGGAGCAGGCGCTTCGTCAAGCCCGCGAAGGCCGGCTGTTCATCCTGAACAAAATGCTGGAGACGATCAGGGAGCCGCGCAAGTCGCTTTCGAAGTACGCGCCCAAAATCATCACCATGCGCATCCATCCGGACAAGATCCGCGAGGTTATCGGTTCCGGCGGCAAAGTGATCAACAAAATCATCGAAGAAACCGGCGTGAAGATCGATATCGAACAGGACGGCATGATCTACATCGCCTCGTCCGACGAAGCGGCCAACGAACGCGCCAAGGCGATCATCGAAGGCATCGTGCGCGAAGTGGTCGTCGGCGAGATTTATCTCGGCACCGTCAAGCGGATCGAGAAATTCGGCGCGTTTGTCGAGGTGCTCCCCGGCAAGGAAGGGCTTGTGCATATATCGCAGGTGGCCCATGAACGCGTCGCCAGAGTCGAAGACGTGTTGTCCATCGGGGACACCGTAACGGTCAAAGTCACCGAGATCGACCAGCAAGGCCGCATCAACCTGTCCCGCAAAGCCGTGCTTCCGCCTGTTTCGAAAGAACCGGCAAAATCGTAA
- a CDS encoding polysaccharide deacetylase family protein — MTINGRKALVAGTVFAAVSGLLYGAGAAGGAFDRFKQNPSAAAARDAAPELSDAALLERIRSEAPARRVPAQNARLDRVWKAIPGLNGLEVDVDKTFEAAKKSRSSGNIPWVYKQVEPQIQLKDLGAQPVYKGHPDKKMAAFMINVAWGEEWLPGMLDTLRKADVKATFFFDGKWLRQHADIARAIMAEGHELSNHAYSHRNMGDLSRAEQREEIRKTESLLQELGVKNRLFAPPSGHFNETTVRVAAEEFGLTTVLWTLDTVDWKNPPASSVVRKIQQRLEPGFLVLMHPTAASSGALPGMIEAARSKGIRLGTVSELLSSARTEPVPMGE, encoded by the coding sequence ATGACGATAAACGGACGAAAGGCGCTGGTCGCCGGGACTGTATTTGCCGCGGTGTCGGGATTGCTGTACGGCGCGGGAGCCGCCGGCGGCGCGTTCGATCGGTTCAAGCAAAATCCATCGGCTGCAGCGGCAAGAGACGCCGCTCCCGAATTGTCCGATGCCGCGCTGCTCGAACGAATCCGGTCCGAGGCCCCCGCCAGGCGGGTGCCGGCCCAGAATGCGCGGTTGGACCGCGTATGGAAAGCCATTCCCGGGCTCAACGGTCTGGAAGTCGACGTGGACAAGACGTTCGAAGCCGCGAAAAAATCAAGGTCGTCCGGGAACATTCCTTGGGTCTACAAACAGGTCGAGCCGCAGATCCAATTGAAGGATCTGGGCGCGCAGCCGGTATACAAAGGCCATCCCGATAAAAAAATGGCAGCCTTTATGATCAACGTGGCCTGGGGAGAAGAATGGCTGCCGGGCATGCTGGACACGCTGCGCAAAGCGGACGTGAAGGCTACGTTTTTCTTTGACGGCAAATGGCTGAGGCAGCACGCGGACATCGCCCGCGCGATTATGGCCGAAGGCCATGAGCTGTCCAACCACGCGTACAGCCACCGGAACATGGGAGATTTAAGCCGCGCGGAGCAGCGGGAGGAGATCCGCAAGACCGAATCGCTGCTGCAGGAGCTCGGGGTGAAAAACCGCTTGTTCGCTCCGCCGTCCGGCCATTTTAACGAAACGACCGTTCGCGTCGCCGCCGAGGAATTCGGGTTGACGACCGTTCTGTGGACGCTCGATACGGTCGATTGGAAAAATCCGCCCGCGTCCTCTGTCGTCCGGAAGATCCAACAGCGGTTGGAGCCGGGTTTCCTCGTGCTGATGCATCCGACGGCCGCGAGCTCGGGAGCTTTGCCGGGGATGATCGAAGCCGCCCGGTCGAAAGGGATCCGATTGGGAACGGTCAGCGAGCTGCTGTCTTCGGCCAGAACCGAACCCGTCCCTATGGGCGAGTAG
- a CDS encoding M16 family metallopeptidase encodes MRKHVLRSGIRLVMENIPTCRSVSFGIWVKTGSRHEPASLNGVSHFIEHMLFKGTDRYSAKDIAEVFDGIGGNVNAFTSKEYTCYYAKVLDEHLPLAVDVLSDMFFRSRLDEEELAKERNVILEEISMYEDTPDDMVHDLIARAAFGDHPLGLTILGTEDNLLAMGQAELKAYIDQQYTSDRIVVSVAGNIDEEEVIALMERHFGDHPNTKGDIQAARPVFEGRILTHLKKTEQNHLCLSLPGCSLDDQDLYAAILVNNALGGGMSSRLFQEIREKRGLAYSVYSYHTGYTDSGVLTIYAGTAPKQTADVLEVTLGIMRDVVRNGLTDSELAKGKEQLKGSLILSLESTGSRMNRLGKNELLLGRHWTLDELLQRIQSVTQEQVRSVIDRLFTGPVAAALVGPSDDALKALGGTISLT; translated from the coding sequence TTGAGGAAACATGTTTTGCGAAGCGGTATCCGCTTGGTGATGGAAAACATCCCGACCTGCCGATCCGTATCGTTCGGCATCTGGGTGAAAACGGGCTCCAGGCATGAGCCCGCGTCTTTGAACGGGGTGTCCCATTTTATCGAACATATGCTTTTCAAGGGAACGGACCGTTATTCGGCCAAAGATATCGCCGAAGTGTTCGACGGAATCGGCGGCAACGTCAACGCGTTTACTTCCAAGGAATATACGTGTTATTACGCCAAAGTGCTGGATGAGCATCTGCCGCTCGCCGTAGACGTCTTGTCGGACATGTTTTTCCGGTCCCGGCTCGACGAGGAGGAGCTCGCAAAGGAGCGCAACGTCATTCTGGAAGAAATCTCGATGTACGAGGATACTCCCGACGACATGGTGCACGATCTGATCGCGCGGGCCGCATTCGGCGACCACCCGCTCGGGCTGACGATCCTCGGCACGGAAGACAATCTGCTGGCGATGGGACAAGCGGAGCTCAAAGCTTATATCGACCAGCAATACACCTCCGACCGGATCGTGGTCAGCGTCGCGGGCAACATCGACGAAGAAGAGGTAATCGCGCTGATGGAGCGGCATTTCGGCGACCATCCGAACACGAAGGGAGACATCCAGGCCGCCCGGCCGGTGTTCGAGGGCCGGATTTTGACCCATCTGAAGAAGACGGAGCAAAACCACCTCTGTCTGTCTCTGCCGGGCTGCAGCCTGGACGACCAGGACTTGTACGCGGCCATTCTCGTCAACAACGCGCTCGGAGGCGGGATGAGCTCCCGCCTGTTCCAGGAAATTCGGGAAAAGCGCGGACTTGCCTATTCCGTATACTCGTATCATACGGGATACACCGACAGCGGCGTGCTGACCATCTACGCTGGCACCGCGCCGAAGCAGACCGCCGATGTGCTGGAGGTTACGCTCGGAATTATGCGGGACGTCGTCCGCAACGGGCTGACGGACAGCGAGCTGGCCAAAGGCAAGGAACAGTTGAAAGGAAGCTTGATCCTGAGTCTGGAGAGCACCGGAAGCCGGATGAACCGGCTCGGCAAAAACGAGCTGCTGCTCGGACGGCATTGGACGTTGGACGAACTGCTGCAGCGCATTCAATCGGTTACGCAGGAACAGGTGAGGAGCGTGATCGACCGGTTGTTCACCGGCCCTGTCGCCGCCGCGCTCGTCGGCCCTTCCGACGACGCACTGAAGGCGCTCGGGGGCACCATATCGCTAACTTGA
- the dut gene encoding dUTP diphosphatase, whose product MTAYSVKLLRLPGNEDLPLPVRMSEGASGYDLHAAVTEEVTLAPGDRTLVPTGIAIAMPNGLEAQIRPRSGLAAKHGITCLNSPGTIDADYRGEIKVILINLGQEPFVIRRGERIAQMVFQTVPQVELVPADRLPETERGDGGFGHTGR is encoded by the coding sequence TTGACGGCGTATTCGGTAAAGCTGCTCCGGCTGCCCGGCAATGAAGATCTGCCGCTGCCGGTTCGCATGTCGGAAGGAGCGAGCGGTTACGATCTTCATGCGGCGGTTACGGAGGAAGTGACGCTCGCGCCGGGGGACCGGACGCTGGTGCCGACGGGCATCGCCATCGCGATGCCGAACGGCCTGGAGGCGCAGATCCGTCCGCGCAGCGGTCTTGCCGCCAAGCACGGCATCACTTGCCTGAACTCGCCCGGCACGATCGACGCGGATTACCGGGGGGAAATCAAGGTTATTCTGATCAATCTCGGGCAGGAGCCTTTCGTGATCCGCCGGGGCGAACGGATCGCGCAGATGGTGTTCCAGACGGTTCCGCAGGTCGAGCTTGTGCCGGCGGACAGGCTGCCGGAAACCGAGCGCGGCGACGGCGGCTTCGGACACACCGGACGATAA
- the dpsA gene encoding dipicolinate synthase subunit DpsA, translating to MLTDTKIIVIGGDARQLEVIQKFSELDATISLVGFDNLQNAYSGATHAVLDPELFDDADAVVLPVVGTDDNGVVETIFSTQEIVLTEACLSRLPKHAKVYTGMAKPYLRQLCASVGLDLVELLDRDDVAIYNSIPTAEGAVMMAIQHTDITIHGSVCMVLGMGRTGLTMARVLKGLGARVKVGVRRPEHFARAWESGFEPFYLKELASQVTGIDLLFNTIPTMIITAQVIANIPPRAVIIDLASRPGGTDFRYAEKRGIKAILAPGLPGIVAPKSAGRIIANTLGRLIMDERAQGRTAP from the coding sequence ATGCTGACCGATACGAAAATCATTGTCATCGGCGGAGATGCCCGTCAGTTGGAAGTCATTCAAAAATTTTCTGAGTTGGACGCTACGATCTCCCTAGTCGGCTTTGACAACTTGCAGAACGCGTATTCGGGCGCAACCCATGCCGTGCTTGATCCGGAATTGTTCGATGACGCCGATGCCGTCGTGCTTCCGGTGGTCGGAACGGACGACAACGGAGTGGTCGAGACGATTTTTTCCACCCAGGAGATCGTGCTCACGGAGGCCTGCTTGTCCAGACTGCCCAAACACGCCAAAGTCTATACCGGCATGGCGAAGCCGTATTTGCGCCAGTTGTGCGCTTCGGTCGGCTTGGATCTCGTCGAACTGCTGGATCGGGACGACGTGGCCATCTATAACTCGATTCCGACGGCGGAAGGGGCCGTCATGATGGCGATCCAGCATACCGACATTACCATCCACGGCTCCGTCTGCATGGTGCTCGGAATGGGGAGAACCGGTCTTACGATGGCCCGCGTGCTCAAAGGTCTGGGCGCCCGCGTGAAGGTCGGGGTGCGGCGGCCGGAGCATTTTGCAAGGGCCTGGGAGAGCGGTTTCGAGCCGTTTTACCTGAAGGAGCTGGCCTCGCAGGTGACAGGCATCGACTTGCTTTTTAACACAATTCCGACTATGATAATCACAGCGCAGGTCATTGCCAACATCCCTCCTCGCGCGGTGATTATCGACTTGGCGTCGCGGCCCGGCGGAACGGACTTTCGCTACGCCGAGAAGCGCGGCATCAAAGCGATACTGGCTCCGGGATTGCCGGGCATTGTCGCTCCCAAGTCGGCCGGTCGGATCATCGCGAATACGCTCGGCCGTCTCATTATGGACGAACGGGCCCAAGGGAGGACTGCGCCATGA
- a CDS encoding dipicolinate synthase subunit B, whose product MNWKGKTVGFGLTGSHCTYEEVMPQIKRFVDGGANVIPIASYTVMSTDTRFGTSESWQKQLKELTGNDIIATIVDAEPLGPSKKLDVMVIAPCTGNTTSKLANAMTESAVLMAAKAQMRNGRPLVLAISTNDGLGLNAANIARLLVAKHIYFVPFGQDAPDVKPNSLVARMELIPEACAAALEGRQLQPMIVEKFKYMGS is encoded by the coding sequence ATGAACTGGAAAGGCAAAACAGTCGGCTTCGGGCTGACGGGATCGCATTGCACCTACGAGGAAGTCATGCCGCAAATCAAACGGTTTGTCGACGGCGGGGCCAATGTCATACCGATCGCTTCCTATACCGTCATGTCGACGGATACGCGATTCGGCACGTCCGAAAGCTGGCAAAAGCAGTTGAAAGAACTGACCGGTAATGATATTATTGCTACAATTGTGGACGCCGAACCGTTGGGACCGTCGAAAAAGCTTGACGTCATGGTGATTGCGCCGTGCACGGGCAACACGACCAGCAAGCTTGCGAACGCGATGACGGAGAGCGCCGTCTTGATGGCGGCCAAGGCGCAGATGCGCAACGGGCGTCCGCTGGTGCTGGCCATCTCGACGAACGACGGTCTCGGCCTCAACGCCGCCAATATCGCTCGTCTGCTCGTGGCGAAACATATTTATTTCGTTCCGTTCGGACAGGACGCGCCCGACGTGAAGCCGAATTCGCTGGTCGCCCGGATGGAGCTGATTCCGGAAGCTTGCGCAGCCGCCCTCGAAGGCCGGCAACTGCAGCCGATGATCGTCGAGAAGTTCAAATATATGGGATCTTGA
- a CDS encoding aspartate-semialdehyde dehydrogenase, producing the protein MSSQKLFSVAVVGVTGAVGQQMLRLLEERDFPISQLKLLASASSAGKTVKFKGKDITIEEAKPESFKGVEIALFSAGGDVSKKLIPAAVEYGAVCIDNTSAYRMDPEVPLVVPEVNIDKVHEHKGIIANPNCSTIQMVQALKPLYDRFGISRIIVSTYQAVSGAGAKAIAELKRQSAEILAGNEVVPDILPVGSLPVKHQIAFNAIPQIDKFLDNGFTNEEMKMINETKKIMGDDSIQVTATCVRIPVVYGHSESVYVELKEKFDMDEVRKLLAEGPGLVLVDDPANQRYPLATEAAGKLETFVGRVRRDLYNEQALNMWIVSDNLLKGAAWNAVQIAEYIALEQK; encoded by the coding sequence ATGTCGAGTCAGAAACTGTTTTCCGTCGCCGTTGTCGGCGTGACGGGCGCTGTAGGTCAGCAAATGCTGCGCCTGCTGGAAGAACGCGATTTCCCGATATCCCAACTGAAGCTTCTGGCGTCCGCGAGTTCCGCCGGCAAGACGGTGAAATTCAAGGGCAAAGACATCACGATCGAAGAAGCGAAGCCGGAAAGCTTCAAGGGTGTCGAAATCGCTCTGTTCAGCGCGGGCGGAGACGTGAGCAAGAAGCTCATTCCAGCCGCCGTCGAATACGGAGCGGTCTGCATCGACAATACCAGCGCTTACCGGATGGACCCGGAAGTGCCCTTGGTCGTGCCGGAAGTCAATATCGACAAAGTCCATGAACATAAAGGCATTATCGCCAACCCGAACTGCTCGACCATTCAGATGGTGCAAGCGCTGAAGCCGCTGTACGACCGTTTCGGCATTTCCCGCATCATCGTTTCGACCTATCAGGCGGTATCGGGAGCGGGAGCCAAAGCGATCGCGGAGCTGAAGCGCCAGTCCGCGGAAATTCTCGCGGGCAACGAGGTCGTGCCGGACATCCTGCCGGTCGGCTCCTTGCCGGTGAAGCACCAAATCGCGTTTAACGCCATCCCGCAGATCGACAAATTCCTCGACAACGGTTTCACGAACGAGGAAATGAAAATGATCAACGAGACGAAAAAAATCATGGGCGACGACTCCATTCAGGTGACGGCGACGTGCGTGCGCATCCCCGTCGTCTACGGCCATTCCGAATCCGTCTACGTCGAACTCAAAGAAAAATTCGACATGGACGAAGTGCGCAAGCTGCTTGCGGAAGGACCGGGTCTTGTGCTGGTAGACGATCCGGCGAACCAACGGTATCCGCTCGCGACGGAAGCGGCCGGCAAGCTGGAGACGTTCGTCGGCCGGGTGCGCCGGGATCTTTACAACGAGCAGGCGCTCAACATGTGGATCGTATCCGACAACCTGTTGAAAGGCGCGGCATGGAATGCCGTGCAGATCGCGGAATACATCGCCTTGGAACAAAAGTAA